One stretch of Scatophagus argus isolate fScaArg1 chromosome 18, fScaArg1.pri, whole genome shotgun sequence DNA includes these proteins:
- the ppp1r17 gene encoding protein phosphatase 1, regulatory subunit 17-like: MTTGCMKSTLESEHGLMTLENTHYKEVLVDSKSKMKSDDDDEEEVDNFTDNQEDQLKKPRRKDTPVLNSPPHVPGVRLLKAEKHMVHFEDEEKDVKD; this comes from the exons ATGACGACTGGTTGTATGAAGTCCACCCTGGAGTCCGAACATGGGCTAATGacactggaaaacacacact ACAAGGAGGTGCTGGTGGATAGCAAGTCAAAGATGaagagtgatgatgatgatgaggaggaggtggataACTTCACAGACAATCAAGAAGACCAGCTGAAAAAACCTCGCAGAAAAGACACACCTGTCCTCAACTCTCCTCCACATGTACCAG gAGTAAGACTGCTTAAGGCAGAGAAGCACATGGTCCACTTtgaagatgaggaaaaggatgTGAAGGattaa
- the LOC124049208 gene encoding calcium/calmodulin-dependent 3',5'-cyclic nucleotide phosphodiesterase 1C-like, producing MYAYTFHNINSISGSDGRHSSVKSTASEGSCSLTTVDLKSFKDTWNQEIRHNKETWKAHAAKDFEENAKKGAVAQEENEAEEETESKKIVDRPSTGHEEMKTDAEEQEEVENRRQQEKRQPKEKRDNNPGRTEASLQGSKPSYMDKKKPDSHTGTQLQQCQNDPQPDCPPVHYYKRPSYCAGTYRLLKSKVTDIQPIDARWKARKLQCISLRRRK from the exons ATGTATGCCTACACTTTCCATAACATCAACAGTATTAGTGGCAGTGATGGAAGGCATTCCAGTGTTAAGAGTACAGCCTCAGAGGGCAGCTGCTCTTTGACCACAGTGGACTTAAAGAGCTTCAAGGACACATGGAACCAAGAGATTCGTCACAACAAGGAGACGTGGAAGGCCCATGCCGCCAAAG ACTTTGAGGAAAATGCAAAGAAGGGGGCAGTGGCCCAGGAAGAGAATGaggcagaagaggagacagagtcGAAGAAGATTGTTGACAGACCCAGCACAGGGcatgaagaaatgaaaacagatgcggaagaacaggaggaggtggaaaacaggaggcagcaagAGAAGCGACAGCCTAAAGAGAAGCGAGACAACAATCCAGGAAGGACTGAAGCCTCCCTGCAGGGATCAAAACCCAGTTACATGGACAAGAAGAAACCTGACAGCCACACAGGGACACAGCTGCAGCAATGTCAGAATG ACCCTCAGCCTGACTGCCCTCCGGTCCATTACTACAAGAGACCCAGCTACTGTGCTGGCACCTACAGACTGCTCAAGTCTAAGGTCACTGACATACAGCCCATTGATGCCAGGTGGAAAGCCAGGAAACTGCAGTGCATCTCCCTGCGTCGCCGAAAGTGA